The following proteins are co-located in the Gloeocapsa sp. PCC 7428 genome:
- a CDS encoding RtcB family protein has product MADIKSLKQVSDTIWEIPISYKEGMRVPARIYGTQKLIQEMDDAVYDQVTNVATLPGITQYALCMPDGHFGYGFPIGGVAAMDVENGGVISPGGIGFDINCGMRLVVTNLTYDEVKPYIKKVVDRLYERVPAGVGSTGFVKISRNEFRKVVEQGARWCVDNGYGWEEDLELMEENGCIAGADAAKISEKAIDRGFNQIGTLGSGNHYLEIQVAKKENIFEPELAAKLGITQPDQVVVMFHCGSRGFGHQVATDYLQVFLKVMESKYGIKILDRELACAPFDSPEGQAYFSAMKCGLNMSFANRQVILHRIREVFSEIFGRSAEDLGMHMVYDVAHNTAKLERHIVDGKERSLLVHRKGATRAFAPGMTGIPEKYQDIGQPVIIGGSMETGSYLLVGVPSGDQTFFSTAHGSGRTMSRTKARKTFRGEKLQKEMQTRGIYVRSTSMSGLAEEAGGAYKDVDEVIEAAELAGISKRVVRFTPIGNIKG; this is encoded by the coding sequence TTAATTCAAGAAATGGATGATGCCGTTTATGACCAAGTTACTAATGTAGCAACACTTCCAGGAATAACTCAATATGCTTTGTGTATGCCAGATGGACACTTTGGCTACGGCTTCCCGATTGGTGGAGTTGCGGCGATGGATGTCGAAAATGGCGGCGTTATTTCTCCTGGTGGTATCGGTTTCGATATTAACTGCGGAATGCGTTTGGTAGTGACAAATCTGACATACGATGAGGTCAAACCATACATTAAAAAAGTCGTCGATCGACTTTATGAGCGAGTTCCGGCGGGAGTAGGAAGCACAGGCTTTGTCAAAATATCGCGGAATGAATTTCGCAAAGTTGTCGAACAAGGTGCGCGGTGGTGCGTTGATAATGGCTATGGTTGGGAAGAAGATTTAGAACTGATGGAAGAAAACGGCTGTATTGCTGGTGCTGATGCAGCCAAAATTAGTGAAAAAGCAATTGATCGTGGTTTTAATCAAATCGGAACTTTAGGTTCGGGAAACCATTATTTAGAAATTCAAGTTGCTAAGAAAGAAAACATTTTTGAGCCGGAATTAGCAGCAAAACTAGGTATTACCCAGCCGGATCAAGTGGTTGTGATGTTTCACTGTGGTAGTCGTGGTTTTGGACATCAAGTTGCTACAGACTATCTGCAAGTTTTCCTCAAGGTGATGGAAAGCAAGTATGGTATTAAGATTTTAGACCGCGAATTAGCTTGCGCGCCATTCGATTCGCCTGAAGGACAAGCGTACTTTTCAGCGATGAAGTGCGGTTTAAATATGTCGTTTGCAAATCGTCAGGTGATTTTGCACCGCATTCGCGAGGTTTTTTCGGAGATTTTTGGGCGTTCCGCCGAAGATTTGGGAATGCATATGGTGTATGACGTTGCGCACAATACGGCGAAATTAGAGCGTCATATTGTCGATGGTAAAGAGCGATCGCTTCTTGTCCATCGTAAAGGGGCAACCCGTGCGTTTGCACCAGGAATGACGGGGATTCCTGAGAAATATCAAGATATTGGTCAGCCGGTGATTATCGGCGGCAGTATGGAAACAGGCTCTTACTTGTTGGTTGGCGTACCCAGTGGCGACCAAACTTTCTTTAGCACCGCGCACGGTAGTGGGCGCACAATGAGTCGTACCAAAGCGCGAAAAACGTTTCGGGGTGAAAAACTGCAAAAAGAGATGCAAACACGGGGTATTTACGTCCGCAGTACCTCAATGTCGGGATTAGCCGAAGAAGCTGGAGGCGCTTACAAAGACGTTGATGAAGTAATTGAAGCCGCAGAATTAGCCGGAATTAGCAAAAGAGTTGTGCGGTTTACACCGATTGGCAATATTAAAGGATAA